TCCGATTTTATTTCGCTTTGAAGCCGATCAAAAGAACAAAGCGAAAAAGAGCTCCATTATTTCGGCAGTCGATTCGAGTTTCGACTTTGGGTATTCGTCGGATGATGAGGGCGATGCTTCCGCAACGATCATGGGGGCGATTTCCGGCGGAGGCGGTTTTGGGGGATTGGATGTACGGCCTGAGTCCAAGTTGAAAGCAATGATTGAAATCAGTCGCAGTCTGGCTGGGACCGTCGATCTGGAAAAGCTGTTGCCGCAAATTCTGACAACGTTGTTTAATATCTTCCCAGCCGCAGACCGGGGCTGTATTTTGCTTAAAGATGAAGCAACAGATGAAATGGTGCCCCGCGCATTCAAGCATCGACGCGAAGGGGAAGATGCGACAGTCAAATTGAGCCGTACAATTGTGAATAAAGTACTGGAAGAAAAATCGGGGATCTTATCCGCCGATGCAGCCAGTGATTCACAATTCGATGCCAGCGAATCGATTTCAAATTTGTCCATTCGATCCATGATGTGCGTGCCGATGCTGGGGCTTTCAGAAGAACCGATCGGCATTATCAATATCGATACTCAGAATCCACTGAAGCAGTTTCAGGAAGAAGATCTGGATCTGTTGATGTCCGTTGCCGGACAGGCAGCACTCTCTTATGAAAGTGCGCGGCTGATGTCTTCCTATATGGAAAAGCAGAAGCAGGACAATGAGATGGACATTGCCCGCGGTGTGCAACAGGGACTGCTTCCCAGTTCAGTGCCCGAAGTTGATGGCTACGAATTTTTCGCTTCGTATCATTCGGCACAAGCTGTGGGAGGAGACTATTATGACATTTTCGAACTTCCCGATGACAAAATCGGGCTTTCGTTTGGAGATGTTGCCGGCAAGGGGGTGCCTGGCGCGATGATCATGGCCCGCATGTCGAGTTGTGTTCAGAACACAATGCGGTTCGTACATGAGGCGGGGCCTGCCGTGGAAGCGATCAACGATCACATGTGTGATAGCGCGGTGGAAGGGCGATTTGTGACGTATGTGCTGGTGATCTTGGACACACGCAATCATCGTCTGTCACTGGTGAATGCAGGGCACATGTCACCGATGATTTTAAAGCCAGATGGTACACTGGATGAGTTTCCGGAAGAGAGTATCGGTGTGCCGATCGGAGTGATGGAAGGATTTCCCTTCGAAGTGGTAGAACGCGATCTGGCGCCGGGGGAAATTGTGGTGCTGTTTACGGATGGTGTTGATGAAGCCATGAATCCTGAAGGGGAATTGTATACTTTGGATCGGATGCGAGAATTTATCAAAGCCAACCGGGAAAAAAATGCAGCAGAGTTAGGGCAGGCATTGCTAACGGATGTCAGACGACATGCCAACGGTCGGCCGCAGAATGATGATATCACTATAATGACATTCGGGCGTGTATCCTGAAGAATGCTGTTTTCAATTCAATCAACCTGATGGTTTTACCATGTCTGCCAGCCTGTTTTTGCAAAATAATGGCAACTCTTCCAGACTGGAAATCAAAGGCAAGCAGGTCACTCTGGGCCGTCATCCTGATTGTGAGGTCTGTCTCAAGTCCAATACCGTTTCGCGATATCACGCGCGGATTTCACTGATCGAAGACGGTTTGTATCAACTGGAAGATCTGGGCAGTGGTAATGGGACGTTTGTCAATAATATGCTCGTCAGGGATCCGGTGGAACTACAGTCGGGCGATTCCATTTCCATTGGCCCATTTCTCCTGGAATTTTCCAGCGACGCTGAATATGAGAATAACCAGCAGGAAGGTCTACTGACATCCTACGGATTAATTCCTTCGCTGAAAAACGTGTCAGTCAGGCCTCCTGCCAAAGATAAATCG
This genomic interval from Gimesia alba contains the following:
- a CDS encoding SpoIIE family protein phosphatase — protein: MATLVMLQAGQAVNYPLSGEETVIGRHPDCQIQLDSNMVSRRHAQVIGEGDQYFVEDLGSGNGTFVNGKKIEGRTELAHEDRLKVGPILFRFEADQKNKAKKSSIISAVDSSFDFGYSSDDEGDASATIMGAISGGGGFGGLDVRPESKLKAMIEISRSLAGTVDLEKLLPQILTTLFNIFPAADRGCILLKDEATDEMVPRAFKHRREGEDATVKLSRTIVNKVLEEKSGILSADAASDSQFDASESISNLSIRSMMCVPMLGLSEEPIGIINIDTQNPLKQFQEEDLDLLMSVAGQAALSYESARLMSSYMEKQKQDNEMDIARGVQQGLLPSSVPEVDGYEFFASYHSAQAVGGDYYDIFELPDDKIGLSFGDVAGKGVPGAMIMARMSSCVQNTMRFVHEAGPAVEAINDHMCDSAVEGRFVTYVLVILDTRNHRLSLVNAGHMSPMILKPDGTLDEFPEESIGVPIGVMEGFPFEVVERDLAPGEIVVLFTDGVDEAMNPEGELYTLDRMREFIKANREKNAAELGQALLTDVRRHANGRPQNDDITIMTFGRVS